From one [Ruminococcus] lactaris ATCC 29176 genomic stretch:
- the nrdD gene encoding anaerobic ribonucleoside-triphosphate reductase, whose product MKIIKRNGSEEVFDINKIIKAVKKADINSEERSLSDGQIEDIAEYVEFKCNKLNRAVSVEEIQDMVENQIMATGAFELAKSYVRYRYKRSLVRKANTTDNRILSLIEYNNEDVKQENSNKNPAVNSVQRDYMAGEVSRDLTTRMLLPEDIVEADRQGIIHFHDSDYYAQHMHNCDLVNLEDMLQNGTVISGTMIEKPHSFSTACNIATQIIAQVASNQYGGQSISLAHLAPFVQVSRNKIRTEVLEEMKLVGTEYPDDILNEIVERRLKKEITKGVQTIEYQVITLMTTNGQAPFLTVFMYLNEAKSESEKRDLAMIIEETLRQRYQGVKNEAGVWVTPAFPKLIYVLEDDNIEEGSEYFYLTELAAKCTAKRLVPDYISEKKMKELKEGNCFPVMGCRSCLSPWKDENGNYQFYGRFNQGVVTINLVDVALSSGGDMNKFWKIFDERLELCYRALMCRHNRLKGTLSDAAPILWQFGALARLKKGEPIDKLLYGGYSTISLGYAGLYECVKYMTGKSHTDPEATPFALDVMKHMNEACNKWKEETNIAFSIYGSPIESTTYKFAKCLQKRFGVIPGITDKSYITNSYHVFVGEEIDAFAKLKFESQFQALSTGGAISYVEVPDMKDNIPAVLQVIRFIYENIMYAELNTKSDYCQECGFDGEIQVVTDEEGKLVWECPHCGNRNQDTLNVARRTCGYIGTQFWNQGRTQEIKERVLHL is encoded by the coding sequence ATGAAGATTATCAAAAGGAACGGGTCAGAGGAAGTATTCGATATAAATAAGATCATTAAGGCTGTAAAAAAGGCAGATATAAATTCGGAAGAGAGAAGCTTAAGTGATGGTCAGATCGAGGATATTGCCGAGTATGTTGAATTTAAATGCAATAAGCTGAACCGTGCAGTATCGGTAGAAGAGATCCAGGATATGGTAGAGAACCAGATCATGGCGACAGGAGCTTTTGAACTGGCAAAGAGCTATGTCAGATACCGTTATAAGAGATCTCTTGTCCGTAAAGCCAATACGACGGATAACAGGATCCTTTCTTTGATCGAGTATAATAATGAGGATGTAAAGCAGGAAAATTCCAATAAGAACCCTGCAGTGAACAGTGTGCAGAGGGATTATATGGCAGGTGAGGTGAGCCGTGACCTGACAACCAGGATGCTGTTGCCGGAGGATATCGTGGAAGCCGACAGACAGGGAATCATCCATTTCCATGATTCAGACTACTATGCACAGCATATGCATAACTGTGATCTGGTCAATCTGGAAGATATGCTTCAGAACGGAACTGTGATCAGCGGAACGATGATCGAGAAGCCGCACAGTTTCTCTACAGCATGTAATATCGCGACGCAGATCATTGCACAGGTTGCAAGTAATCAGTATGGTGGACAGAGCATTTCCCTGGCACATCTTGCTCCGTTTGTCCAGGTATCGAGGAATAAGATCCGGACAGAAGTGCTGGAAGAGATGAAGCTGGTCGGAACAGAGTACCCGGATGATATTCTGAATGAGATCGTGGAGAGACGTCTGAAAAAAGAGATCACGAAGGGAGTTCAGACGATTGAGTATCAGGTCATCACTCTGATGACGACGAACGGACAGGCTCCGTTCCTGACAGTCTTTATGTATCTGAATGAGGCAAAGAGTGAGTCAGAAAAGCGGGATCTTGCGATGATCATAGAAGAGACTCTGCGTCAGCGTTATCAGGGGGTTAAGAATGAGGCAGGAGTGTGGGTAACTCCGGCATTCCCGAAGCTGATCTATGTACTTGAAGATGATAATATCGAAGAAGGAAGTGAATATTTCTATCTGACAGAGCTGGCTGCAAAGTGTACTGCAAAGCGTCTTGTACCGGATTATATTTCTGAGAAGAAGATGAAAGAATTAAAAGAAGGCAATTGTTTCCCGGTTATGGGATGCCGGAGCTGCTTAAGTCCGTGGAAGGATGAGAATGGAAACTATCAGTTCTACGGCAGGTTTAATCAGGGCGTTGTAACGATCAACCTGGTGGATGTAGCACTTTCTTCCGGAGGCGATATGAATAAATTCTGGAAGATCTTTGATGAGCGGCTGGAGCTGTGCTATCGTGCGTTGATGTGCAGACATAACCGTCTGAAGGGAACGCTTTCCGATGCAGCCCCGATCCTGTGGCAGTTTGGAGCTTTGGCCCGTCTGAAAAAAGGTGAGCCGATCGACAAGCTTTTGTATGGTGGATATTCAACAATTTCGCTTGGATATGCAGGGCTTTATGAGTGCGTGAAGTATATGACAGGAAAGTCTCATACAGATCCTGAGGCAACTCCTTTTGCACTGGATGTCATGAAGCATATGAATGAAGCTTGTAATAAATGGAAAGAGGAGACGAACATTGCATTCAGTATTTACGGATCTCCGATTGAAAGTACGACCTACAAGTTTGCAAAATGTCTTCAGAAGAGATTTGGAGTGATTCCGGGAATTACGGACAAGAGTTATATTACGAACAGTTATCATGTATTTGTCGGAGAAGAGATCGACGCTTTTGCAAAACTGAAGTTTGAATCCCAGTTCCAGGCTCTTTCAACAGGCGGAGCAATCAGTTATGTGGAAGTACCGGATATGAAAGATAATATTCCGGCTGTGCTTCAGGTAATCCGGTTTATTTATGAGAATATCATGTATGCAGAATTGAATACGAAGAGTGATTATTGTCAGGAGTGTGGATTTGATGGAGAGATCCAGGTTGTGACAGACGAGGAAGGAAAGCTCGTGTGGGAATGTCCTCATTGTGGCAACCGGAACCAGGATACGCTGAATGTTGCAAGACGTACCTGCGGATATATCGGAACTCAGTTCTGGAATCAGGGAAGAACCCAGGAAATCAAGGAGCGAGTTCTTCATCTGTAG
- the nrdG gene encoding anaerobic ribonucleoside-triphosphate reductase activating protein, whose product MRYGEIKKCDIANGEGVRVSLFVSGCTHHCKGCFNEATWDFDYGKEFTQETEEEILKALEPEYVNGLSVLGGEPFEPQNQRVLVPFLKKVKERYPGKTIWCYTGYLFDRELCKKSRARCEVTDEMLALLDVLVDGRFVEEKKNIMLLFRGSSNQRLIDVKKSLEQGSVAEWNPTIKRGID is encoded by the coding sequence ATGAGGTATGGAGAAATAAAGAAGTGCGATATAGCCAATGGAGAAGGTGTCAGGGTTTCTCTTTTTGTTTCAGGCTGTACGCATCATTGTAAAGGCTGCTTCAATGAGGCAACGTGGGATTTTGATTATGGGAAAGAATTTACTCAGGAGACAGAGGAGGAGATCCTGAAGGCACTTGAACCGGAGTATGTGAACGGACTGTCAGTGCTGGGAGGAGAGCCATTTGAACCGCAGAATCAGAGAGTGCTTGTTCCGTTTCTGAAAAAGGTGAAAGAACGTTACCCCGGGAAGACAATCTGGTGCTATACGGGATATCTTTTTGACCGGGAACTCTGCAAAAAAAGCAGGGCAAGGTGCGAAGTGACGGATGAGATGCTGGCACTGCTGGATGTTCTTGTAGACGGACGTTTTGTGGAAGAAAAAAAGAATATCATGCTGTTGTTCCGTGGCTCATCCAACCAACGTCTGATTGATGTAAAAAAAAGTCTGGAACAGGGAAGTGTTGCAGAGTGGAACCCAACGATAAAAAGAGGAATTGACTGA
- a CDS encoding bile acid:sodium symporter family protein — translation MILKRANAWIEKWIAFVTPTCLLLGVLFPEIAGRGVAYVPVVFAFMTFTGALKSSFKDIGAVLRKPLPLLLILAVLHVVMPCAAWSVGEMFFAGNRELITGMVLEFSVPAAVVGMMWVSIYKGDSSITLSLLVIDTVLAPLIIPLTLKILVGARVKMNPEEMMKDLVFMIALPALLAMCLNQFSCGKVKEKWPGKLAFWSKLCLIYCVICNSSKVAPYVRHMNLQRVFVAVCIMILAAAGYAIGWGISVLLKQDEKTRISMIYGSGMRNISAGAVIAAAYFPGEVMFPVMIGTLFQQVLAACYGSLIKRLRNREKGCKK, via the coding sequence ATGATATTAAAGAGAGCAAATGCATGGATTGAAAAATGGATCGCTTTTGTGACGCCAACTTGTCTTCTTCTGGGCGTTCTTTTCCCGGAGATTGCCGGCAGGGGTGTTGCCTATGTGCCGGTTGTCTTTGCATTTATGACATTTACGGGAGCGTTGAAATCTTCTTTTAAGGATATCGGGGCAGTCCTGAGAAAGCCGCTGCCGCTTCTGCTGATCCTGGCAGTTCTGCATGTGGTCATGCCGTGTGCCGCATGGAGCGTAGGAGAGATGTTCTTTGCAGGAAATCGGGAGCTGATCACAGGAATGGTTCTTGAATTTTCTGTACCGGCTGCCGTGGTTGGAATGATGTGGGTGTCAATCTATAAAGGGGACAGTTCCATTACGCTCTCTCTGTTGGTAATTGATACGGTCCTTGCACCATTGATCATTCCGCTGACGTTAAAGATTCTTGTAGGTGCCAGGGTAAAGATGAATCCGGAAGAAATGATGAAAGATCTGGTCTTTATGATCGCACTGCCGGCACTTCTGGCAATGTGCTTAAACCAGTTCAGTTGTGGAAAAGTGAAAGAAAAATGGCCGGGAAAGCTGGCATTCTGGTCAAAGCTGTGCCTGATATACTGTGTGATCTGTAATTCATCGAAAGTAGCACCTTATGTAAGACATATGAACCTGCAGAGAGTATTTGTGGCAGTCTGTATCATGATCCTTGCAGCGGCAGGATATGCCATCGGATGGGGAATCTCTGTTCTGTTAAAGCAGGATGAGAAAACCCGGATTTCTATGATCTATGGATCAGGAATGAGAAATATCAGTGCGGGGGCGGTGATCGCAGCAGCTTATTTTCCCGGAGAAGTAATGTTTCCGGTAATGATCGGTACATTATTTCAGCAGGTACTGGCGGCGTGTTATGGAAGTCTGATCAAGAGGCTCAGGAATAGAGAGAAAGGTTGCAAAAAATAA